The Panthera leo isolate Ple1 chromosome D1, P.leo_Ple1_pat1.1, whole genome shotgun sequence region acaatagaaattcagTCTCTAAGGCACATGATAGGCTAAGAGcatcatgtttaaaaaatgcctttattaCACTTAATGTAAGGTGAGTTATCTCTTATAAATTTGGTTTCTTCAGAAGCAATTTCATAATGAGAAATATTAAACAGCAGACCCAGACATCTGGATTCTAGgttaatgcatttttattgtcTATGTGTTAGGCATGTGTTAGTGATACAATGCTACATAAAAGAGACCCAAACTCTAACATTTAGGTGAGTCCAGTAGGAACAAAAGAActagacaaatatttaaataaataattttttaagtgtgtacAATGCTTTGAAGGTAAAATGAATAGAGAATGTGTCCAGAAACCTAACCTACCCTGAGGGAACCCGAGGTTTCCCTGGGAAAGAGATATGTAAGTAGGGACCTGATAAACAGGATTCAGAGGTTCCATTAATTACTAGTTGTGAAACTTGAGGTAAGGGGAGGAGGTAGGAAATAACATTAGAAGCCCACACAATAAGCCAGATATCTCATTAGGCATTTAagatattgtattttaattatcaCAACTGTCCTATGAGGTAAGTACTAGTAGTCCTAATTTATAGATAAGACAATTGAGTCTCAGATATTAAATGACTTATCCAATGTCACAAAACTTAAGCAGTGGGGGGTAGAATCTGAAATCATGTGTGTAGAATGCCAAAGCCTGCTTTTTATATTATGTTGCTTTCTAACATACGTGAACATGTCTTAGTTTTGGTTGTGTACCTGTAAAAAGGACACAATACTATTTGTTCTGCCTCATCAGGAGGATTGTTGTGATGAGGAAACAGGACAATATAGGTAAAGGTACTCTGTAAGTTGTAAAGGAATATACAAGTGTAAGTGATCATTATAAATGGTAGCAAAATTTTGTGTTAATGTGTAATTTTAGACATAAACACATTATacattaatgaatttaaatttaccCAAATACAAAGCATCTGCTACAAGGAACTTATAAGCGACTACAGTAGACAAAAACGGAAGTGTAGTCACTGATGCATATGTCTTCAAAGCATCATGTTTAACCTTGAAGCAGTGTCTGAAAATGAAGTTCGCCAACATTCCAGAGAAACTAGCTGCTGTTCCAAAGAACACTGTGCCATACACATTTAAAGTCCTAACAgggaaaacatagagaaaaattaCATTCAGCATAATATAGTATTCTCTTAAAAGGATATATCCTTTCCTGGGTATAACCAAcaccaaatatttcttgaatacttACTATGCAAGAGACATTTTCTCTGTGCTGAGGATGAGGCActgataaagaatattaaaaaacaaatctcacTTCTCACGGAACTTTCATTCTAATGAGGGGATAATTCTCTCTCTGAGATCAATTAGTGTGGTTCTAAAATGGAACTCTTTTAAGAGATAAATTCTGGtcacaaataaaaattagtatGTTCTAGTATAGCCAAATTTTATGAGATATCTAAGAATGCTGCTCTTGCTAAAAGGATTAATTTCTTAAGTCATACGAACAAAGTTGTTTACATTTTGGTTAGTCCTTCTAGCAAATAACTATTTCTTAATTAGTCCagatatatttcaaataatttgtctAGGATTTCCAAAACTTCATGCAAAGAGATTTGATAggtctagttttatttattccgATCATACCTAAATTCATAAATGTCTGAGGTCTAAGATTAATGTCCTTTGATAATGTCCTCTGTTAATCTAAGTTTAAGTGGTAATGTGAGATAATATGTACACCATGGACTCTGTATTCCTTTTTTGCTGAATTCAGCACTGTGCTGAGTCAATTAATTCTAAACTGAATTTAATTACAATTGAAcatcaattaaatataaatagctcCCAAAATGGTGTTCTCctaattgcttttaatttaaaaatgtttattatacaaATAACATTTCAACAATaattctggactttttttttttaagtttatttattcattttgagggcacctgggtggctcagtcagttaagcatccaactcttggtttcatctcaggtaatgatctcatggttagtgggtttgagccccatgctgatagcacagagcctgctttgggttctctctctccctctctctctctctctctgcccctcctctgttagCTCTCactcttgtttattttgagagagaaagaaagaacaccagtgggggaagggcagagagagggggagagagacagaatttcaagcagacaGTGCTTGTGAGCCCAACTCGATCTCACAaagagatcgtaacctgagctgagatcaaaagtgagacggggcgcctgggtggcgcagtcggttaagcgtccgacttcagccaggtcacgatctcgcggtccgtgagttcgagccccgcgtcaggctctgggctgatggctcagagcctggagcctgtttccgattctgtgtctccctctctctctctgcccctcccccgttcatgctctgtctctctctgtcccaaaaataaaaaaaaaaaaaaaaaaaaaaaaaaaaaaaaaaaaaaaaaaaaaagtgagacacttaaccagctgagccacccttgTGCCcctggtcattttatttttaagaagcaaaagaaattatCCACAGTCTCAATATTACAACAAATCACTATTTTCATCTGTCCAtacttctcttcagtttttttaataagcttttttaTAACCAACTCAATAAAGTTAATAGTTCTTAGATACTTAGAAACAACAGTAATACAGAAGATCTGCAAATAAAGTTATTGACTGTCAGTCTGGGTGtgtctcttacttttcttttctaagatactccatttttttttctatgatttcGATGACCATGGGTCTTCTGAATTTTTCATCTCCTAGAGAAACACTGGGCTGACCATGTGTGTATGTTGCCATTCTGATGTCctggaaaacacaaaatttcaGAATCATAATAGCTAATGATATTAAttataagttttataaattttagattccaattaaaaaacatttagacCCTAGTAAAATGTCATCTGCTTTCACATACAGTGTCCATGATTCAATCACTATTTAGCAGCTACTATTTAGTAGACAATGGTTTTTTGAGAAACTGGCAGGATAATAATCATCtctaattttatacttttatagatgagaaaaatgaggttcagaaaggttGACTTGCCTTAAGACCTAGTGTAGAAGGATAACTTGCAGAGAtactgagtttttgttttccttacagtTTTCCTCAAAGGTAGCCAGGTCCTCTgtagttctttttctagctttttcaAAGCTAGAAGGAAACAGTAGGTACTTGTTGACAACTATCTCATGAAAGCCTGACCTCCTTTTGGAGATTATGTTTCCTGGAGATGGAAGAGAGCAGGGACTGCCTTGGAGAATAGTGAGAGAGACATCAGAAAGAGGGACACTGTTCCAGGCTAGGAAGAGGTAGTAGATCATGGATACCGTGGATTACAGAAATTATATATCCAGCCCCCTCACCTGGGGCAGAAGCCACAGCCTTTGCTGGAAACTACATGTGGCACATGAGGGAGCTGGGACCCAAGGTACTGAGCTTCAGGGTTGGAAGGCTCCAGTGTCCCAAGTGTAAAATATGAACAGACAGTTGCCAATGTCAAGGGACCATGAGGGTTTGGCCAGTAACATcttaagagaaagtaaaaaatagtgataaacaaaacaaaacaaaatcggATCCTCAAACAGGATCCTTCCTGAATGCTTTGCTCTGGTTAAGACTTTCAGGTCTCTGAAAAGTCTTAATAATGACATTTGTTAAACCTGTTGCCACATTGGTATTATGAGATTCCAGATTAGCCGATGAACAGATTACAAAATCATGGCCCTTCACAATTTATACCAActtctgttttaatatttatagtcAAGGACACAGACTATATCTCAAATTTCAGGAGTCCTGGGCAAGAGAATTAGAGTGGATTAAGCATAATGAACACAGAAGATAataaatcagtgattctcaacctttAGGGTACACAGGAATCACATGGGGGGTTCATTTTAAATGCAATGTCTTGAGCTCCCTCCTGAGATATCTGGATTCAACAGGAATAGGGTTAAGtctagaaatctgcattttattttatcttttttttttttttaagtagacttcatgcccagtgcggagcccaatgcgggccttgaactcaagcagccttgagatcaagaccttagctgagatcgagttggatgcttaactggaagcttacaactgagctacccaggcgtcccacagaaatctgcattttaatagtACCAAGTGATTTTGCCACTGGTTGTCAGTGGACACATTGCTGTAATTGTTGAACATCACTGTAATACTCATTTGCTGAGTAAGTGATATGTACCAATTCTAACTAATGAAAGGTCAATTCATTCATGGCATCAACATCGTGAAAGTACGGGCTCCTTTGAACTTTCATATGTTAATACACAATAAGTAATAACGGgcaagtttctttccttttatcacTGCAGAATTGGACTCAAGCCAGtactatctttttctttaaaatatctgggaggacagggaaaaaaattataaattacaatttCTCAGGGACTAGATTTAATCTTTTGGCTCTTTCAGACATCtaaatggaaaatggaagagaTAGTAACATCTAAGGGAGATTCTATATCTAAGCCATCTAATGTACTATGAAGGCAGGTATCAGTAATGTGGTAATTTACCAAAAATCTTggataaagtatttatttttctgtcattcaaTTCATTGATGACATTGAAGTCCCttacttcccacaaagaaaactctcaGGCAATGCTTTGAACCAAGCTTCTACCCTACTGATAGTCTACACTATCAGTTTATAGGGAACCCAGACACCTAGTATAATGATTCTAAAATCCTGAAACAGGACAGATACTTACTGagcacaaatatttactgaatgcctagtCTTTGGAAGGCACTGTTTATTAAAGCAGAGAAATAGGCTGGTAATTTTCTGATAGACTTTTACCAAGTGCTGAAATGTAAAGACTGCTGCTATAACTaacattttatctaaaaattgACTAGTCCAAGGTCACCATGATTATACCATTACGAGTGTATGTATGGAGGTTTATAGTCTGGaaagtattttacagttttgtagtgcttttatgtgtattattttgccTGACTTTCAGAACTTTAATATTCACTCATCATTTACACAGCACCTGATATTTGCCAGACCCCAGGATAATTAAGAGGTAGATGTATCttctagaacccacaaaccgcccAACGTGAGGACAAAAAGGCAGGTAATTTAAAGGCAGAAATTAGTGTGCCATACAAACGAAACTAAAcggaacaaaaccaaaaccataagaAAAGCCAAACTTAACCTGGCCAGGGGAAGCGTGGGAAGGTTTCCCGGAGTAAGCGAAATTTAACCGAATAGCTGAAgaaggtgaggtggggagggatggtTACAGGGAAGCACTGCAAGTTGAAGGAAAGGCCAGCACAAAGGCCTGGAGGCCAGAGAAAGGAAACATCAAGCAATCGGGACTAGACTTTAAGTCTCCTACTTTATCTCCGTCTCTTTCTATAGCAACTGGGGGCTCCATTGATTGCGCTCTGCATGGACTTGGAGGCTCTTTAGATTTCCAAATCCCATAATTTCGGAAGAGTCCGCTAACATATTGAGGCTGCAGAAATCACGACTCCTACCGCCCTGGGTTTCCGCCTACCTTGGACGCTTCCCCAGTTCTGACCGGCAACACACCTGCATCCCTCAGGTCAGCCCCAGCCTCACGCCCAAGCGCCGCCATTTTGGCGGCTCACGTGACTAGCGGTGGGCGGGGACCCAGAACGCCCGCCCCGAGCGGGAAGTGGTGCGGGCTCACGCCTCTAGCCTGCAGCCCCGGCCCTCCCCAACTCAGTCAAAAGCCGCGCCCTCCATCCTGGCTGTGATTGGGCACGGCATCCAGAAATGAAGGCCTCTCATTGGCTTCGAGGAGGTCCAGACGTCCATGGTCCCGCCTTCCTGCCAGCCCTGCATTCCCTTATCCTGCTGTGTGTTAGCCTAGCTCCCTCTTCCCTCAAGCTGAGGGGGTGCGTGAGGCGGTCCGAGCGCAGGGATGTTGCGCGCTTTCCCCTCTTCTGGGCACCTCTGTTAGCGGGGGCCGAGCTGTCCGCCCCATTCGCTCCTAGAGGGAGTTCTTCCCTCTGGCCTGGTCCGTGTGTTAAGGCTTCCCGGACAcctcctccccagagcccccAACCGGCCGCCAGAGCGGCCCCGACCAgcctcctccccgctcccccctcATCCCCCCAGCGGTGTGTCTCCTCTCCCAGTCTTTAGTTACCTCATATTCCATCTTTTCACCCCATTTGGAAGGGACCAGagaaagacacccccccccccccccactccccaagaAGACCCCTTTGCCAGCCGGTGTTtcggggtggggttggggggcgcTGCGAATAGGCCTGGCGCCCTTTTGTGCACGTTCAGTGCCCAGCAGTATCTCCCAGACCAGCAACCCCCGACCCTCCAGTCTCCATGTCTTAGAGAAGCCAAATTCGAGAGTTATATAATTTCTAGTGCTGCTGTTTTTCCTGCCTGAGGAAACACTTCATCGCGTGGAGGGTGCAGGACATTTCTGTGCACTTCTATATAAGAAcggggtgtgggcaggggtggCCAGCGGTAGCAGAgagatttcttgtcttttctgcaAAAGGAAGGTGGGTAGTTTGGAGAAAGATAGAAAGGGTGGATGTGGAAGCCAAGCAGCAGAACTCTCATTTAGGAAATCGCGAACCGTTTGCACAGCTTGTGCTCACATGCCTAATACTACTACATCGTCTCAGAAAACACCTTTGGGGGAAGGTTTGACTTCTCTCGAACAGTCTCAGTGTTTTTCCTCGCCGGATAGGGAGCTGCTTGGATGCGAAGAGATGGCATGATGTGAATGACTCCAGTGTGAAGAAATCTGCTTCGCCAACTCATCCTGCATCAAGTGCCCATTGAGTAGCACTGTCACTTTAATGTCTCCATGCCAAGGgattgctttccttcttttcaatcCTCTCGGTTAATACATGGGAGGATCAGAATCAGAGGGGCATTAAGGATTAAGCCTGAGGGGCTTGGAgagcactgaagaaaaaaatgaaagtgacagCAAGCTGGATCCTGTCTTACTGAGGGGGTGAGATCTGGAACTTCTGGTCCAGTAAATAAAAAGGGGGCCTTTCAGTCTGTGTACTGCCCCAGAAAACTGTTCAAACTCACCCACCTTTTTAGACACCAGAgtcaaaaaggtttttaaaagtattttttgttgGGGAGATtaaatttttctctaaagaaTTGAGAATCTTTATCATCAACCAGTTCATCTGAATTCGATCATGTATTGAGTAATGAGACAGCTGTATAAATTTGGTTTGTGCCTTAATTGAATTAGTCATTGAATTCCAAAAATGTTGATGCCTGAAGAAGAGTTTTAATAACACTTTCTATGCTTACgataattttctcaaaatttttttaacagaataaatattttataaaaatcgaAAAACTcaaggttatttttttctgaactctGTGGGCAGTGTCAAAAGTTTAATTGTGgggaaaaatacatcatttttttccttattgaaagAGAAGACAGCCTGGATTTCAAAATTGAACAGTGAAGTGGTTTGCAACAGTTACCTGGCTCTTGGCCTCAGTCCAGCTGGATCAAGTTGAGACCTGAAAAGATCTTGAATCCTGTGGCAGTGGACAGACCCAAGAATGCCAGTCAAGAAGAAAGGTGGGCAATGAAGCTTCCTATATAATATatgtttctccctttttttggTTCTGGTGTTTGCTATTTAAACTGTTTTCCATTTGAGAGTAAAATTTTCCTTGGGCTTTGCgaaatatttattgtaataatGTCTTCTCTGTGGTacatcattaatattattttgctaAAGTAAAATGAAGTAGGGCTATAGTATTTAATTACAGACATTTGTGATTTCATAAATCAGGTTGTCTAAATTACCATTCATAATCAGCATAAATTTAATACCACAGATTTGAGCTTTTCTTTAGCCTGTGTTCTTAGCTTGTTAAAGGTTACTTTTgaacaatctttaaaaataaaatttgcacaGTGGAGCTCTTCCTCATGGatttaatatttatcaagtgaATTACCTAGTTGTGAAAGATAACAGAGTTGTTTATACTGAACAAAATTATGGATTTATCAATCTTctgattaaaaatagatttcatgCTTGGGTTTCCTGTAGTGTAAATATTCACTTCTGTGATGAAGCACAACTCCAGTAACTGCTGTGCTTTTCCAGAGGGTATGTATCATCTAAGAACACAATTGACAAGTTTACCAAATGAGGCAAACCTCTgactccctgctccctctccagaATTGATCAAGTTCCAGTGGTTTCCTAAAGTATAGTTTATTCTAGGTTAGGCCAAGGGATTCACTTTAACCTAGATCTACCCCAGGTTAGCTTTGTTCCCAAGGATCCTCATGAAaccagtttttgttgttgttgttgttgttgttttgacaTAGCGTGGAAGATCAGATCAACTATAAAGAATTTTCTcgaggtatttttaaaatttatttattttgagagagagcggggggcggggggcagagaaagaggaatagagagaatcccaagcaggctccacactgacaacatggagcccaaagctgggcttgaacccatgaaatgtgagagatcataacctgagccgaaaccaagggtgggatgcttaaccgactgagccacccagtggcccctcTTGAGAGTTTCGAACCAAAATTTATTCGACACCCTTGGACTCCACTATATCGGGCTAGCATAGATCCAAGTGCTGACCAGTTATGAGTTGCTACACACTGAAAGTAAAGGTCAGGTGAGGTTAAGGCAATCTGGCTCTGCACAATGTCTAATCCTTCTACCTGTGGACTTGGAAGATGCATTGAGGAAAGTCAATAATCAGTGAGATACTTTAGCCAACTGGTCTCTATAGAGATGGACAATGATATATAAAACGTCTGAAACACCTAGAAATGTTCCTTTGTACATTGGATTAAAGACTGgggttgttttcttcttctgctcTCCTCCTTAATATcaccaagagaaacaaaactctCTGTGAGATTTTGGAGCCATACCTGTCCAGATCTGGCACAGTTGGTTTGTCTGGAACAAGAATGGTTTTGGTAATGTAGCCAATAAATGGCATGGCtctttgacttacttcactttgTGTTTTTACTCTCTCTACCACTTGTTCTCTAGACATTGTCCCTTTTGGATTGCCTTATTTTAGACTAATAATTGAATTTAAACACATTGTCTAGGTgtatatgtggggggggggggagaagaggggaagagagaaaggagagagggagggtagAGTGAAAGGGATAAAAAGGCATCTGGGAATGAGGTGGAGAAAGGCACTTGATGTTCTAGGTATAATTTAACTAAGcaggtgtctttttttaaaatgatgtcttaaaaatattattgatgtataattggtACACagcattacattagtttcagatgtgcaacATAGTGTTGTGGCAAGTCTGCACATTATACTTTGCTCACAAGTGTAGCCCCATCGGTCACCATACAACTCCATTATAATACCTTTGACTGTGTTCCCTGTGCTGTATCTTTTATcttcatgacttattcattccctaactggaagcctgtacttcctattccccttcacccattttgcccatcccccctaCCTGTCTGTCACCCAACCtggcaaccatctgtttgttctccgtgTTTATGGCTccgtttctgtcttttgtttgtttattcaattgtttttggtttttagatttcaGATAttagtgaaaccatatgatatttgcctttttctttctgacttatttcacttagcataacactctgtaggtccatccatgttgtcacaagtggcaagattttcattccagtgtgtgtgtgtgtgtgtgtctgtgtgtatgtgtgtaccacatcttctctatccattcatgtgttgatgaatacttgggttgcttccatacctgggctattgtaaatatgctgtaataaactattttcaaattagcattttggtttttttgggtatatatccaagaatGAAATTCCTGGATCACATAGTATTtcaattttcaatattttgaggaatctccatactgttttccatagttgctgcaccagtttgtattcccaccaacagtaagcAGGTTGATTTTAAGGTTTCTAAGTCCAATAGGCTGAGTTTCTCAAAAGTTCCTACCTTTGATGGAAGTTACAGAAATTACGGATACAtaattgaaaattatactttatgagaaatagtttaatgtttatttccttccttctttcttttcctcttcttccttttttctctctctcctcttccttccttctttaataCTGAATTGATGGTAATgggtcaacttttttttttaattttaatgtttttattttttaaatttacatccaagttagttagcatatagtgcaacagtgatttcaagagtagattctttaatgccccttacccatttagcccatcccccttcccacaacccctctagtaaccatctgtttgttctccatatttaagagtctcttatattttgtcccccctccctgtttatatattatttttgtttcctttcccttgtgttcatctgttctgtgtcttaaaggcctcatatgaatgaagtcatatgatatttgtctttctctgactaattttgcttagcataataccctctagttccatccacgtagttgcaaatggcaagatggcaagatttcattctttttgattgctgagtaatactccattgtgtgtgtgtgtgtgtgtgtgtgtgtgtgtgtatgtgtgtgtgtatatatatatatatatatatatatatatatatatatacatacataaaccacatcttctttttccattcatccatcgatggacatttggggtctttccatactttgcctattgttgatagtgctgctacaaacatggaggtgcatatgccccttcgaaacagcatacctgtatcctgtggataaatgcctagtagtgcaattgctggatcttagggtagttctatttttagttttttgaggaacctccatactgtttttccagagtggctgcaccagtttgcattcccaacagcagtgcaaaagagatcctctttctccgcatccttgccaacatctgttgttgcctgtgttgttagtgttagccattctgacaggtgtgaggtggtatctcatggtggttttgacttgtttttccctgatgatgagtgatgtggagcattttttcatgtgttggttggccatctggatgtcttctttgaagaagtgtctattcatgtcttttgcctatttcttcactggattatttgttttttgggtgagtttgttaagttcttcatagattttgatgctaactgatatgtcatttgcaaatatcttctcccattgtgttggttgccttttagttttgctgatgtttcctttgctgtgcagaagctttttatttggatgaagtcccaatagttcatttttgcttttgtttcccttgcctctggagacttgttgagtaacaagttgctgcggccaaaatcagagaggtttttcctgctttctcctcgaggattttgatggcttcctgttttacatttaggtttttcatccattttgagtttatttttgtgtatgatgtaagaaattggtccaggttcattcttctgcatgtcactgtccagttttcccagcgccacttgctgaagagactgtgtttattccactggatattgtttgctgctttgtcaaagattagttggccatatgtttgtgggtccatttctgggttctctattctgttccattgatctgagtgtctgtttttgtgccagggtCAACTTTTTAAAGGAATCAACAAGTTCTAATTAGCAAGACAAGAATGTATTTGGATTATGCTAAAATCTATGTATTATGTCATTTATGAACTGATCTACTTAGAAAAATACATTatgttgctttaattttttaatttatgttttaaaagtttgtttattttgagagagagagagcactagtggcgaggggcagagagagagagggagacagagaatcctaagcaggctccacgctattagcatagagtccaatgtggggcttgaactcacaaactgtgagatcatgacctacctgagctgaagtcaagaatgtCATGCATAACTGATGAACTACCATGTGCCCCCCATGtctgtgttaaaaaaattgtcttattggggtgcctgggtggctcagtcggttaagcatctgacttcggctcgggtcatgatcttgcggtttgtgagttgaagccctgtgttgggctctgtgctgacagctcagagcctggatcccacttcagattttgtgtctccctctctctctgttcctcccccactcacactctgtctcactgtctctctcccaaaaatatataaagaataaaaaattttttaaaaaattgtcttattATCTTCTGGGCTTCTTTTAAATTGGTATAAAAGTCTATCTGACAGTTTTCATttgtataacattttatttcctttaaattctttttttacagCTATTCTCAGTGGTATAATAGAGTGTGTATAAACTTATTTTTACCAGGAACTGGAAGTTAAATACCATACCAATACAAATAACTCATATGTTTTGATATTGTTCTTTTGAGAGGAAGCTGAAGAGTGTTGTGTAATTAGAATTCTAAGTAAGACTTGATACTTCCATGTATCTCCTGGGCATCCCTGAAATTGAGATTGTTGTTTTCTGGGTTCACAATCTTTCCTTTTGGTTGTCTATACTTTCTAAAggtgtcattttgtttttattattttcttcctctccctagGGAAGGAACCCCTTTAAACTCTTCTGTTCATTCCTTCCTcatttgaagttttcttctttcattatgtttcttgtaCTTTGTggcttaatttctt contains the following coding sequences:
- the TMEM126B gene encoding complex I assembly factor TMEM126B, mitochondrial isoform X2, with translation MQDIRMATYTHGQPSVSLGDEKFRRPMVIEIIEKKMEYLRKEKTLNVYGTVFFGTAASFSGMLANFIFRHCFKVKHDALKTYASVTTLPFLSTVVAYKFLVADALYLGNISQENCVLRSSLVGIVCGVLYPTGLAFSKTGRLAVKYHTVPLPPKGRVLLYWLLLCQTEVKAMMIPLVFQTVFGIFNGLRHYAIFESTLEKTVRDD
- the TMEM126B gene encoding complex I assembly factor TMEM126B, mitochondrial isoform X1 — protein: MAALGREAGADLRDAGVLPVRTGEASKDIRMATYTHGQPSVSLGDEKFRRPMVIEIIEKKMEYLRKEKTLNVYGTVFFGTAASFSGMLANFIFRHCFKVKHDALKTYASVTTLPFLSTVVAYKFLVADALYLGNISQENCVLRSSLVGIVCGVLYPTGLAFSKTGRLAVKYHTVPLPPKGRVLLYWLLLCQTEVKAMMIPLVFQTVFGIFNGLRHYAIFESTLEKTVRDD
- the TMEM126B gene encoding complex I assembly factor TMEM126B, mitochondrial isoform X3, producing the protein MATYTHGQPSVSLGDEKFRRPMVIEIIEKKMEYLRKEKTLNVYGTVFFGTAASFSGMLANFIFRHCFKVKHDALKTYASVTTLPFLSTVVAYKFLVADALYLGNISQENCVLRSSLVGIVCGVLYPTGLAFSKTGRLAVKYHTVPLPPKGRVLLYWLLLCQTEVKAMMIPLVFQTVFGIFNGLRHYAIFESTLEKTVRDD